The Lycium barbarum isolate Lr01 chromosome 12, ASM1917538v2, whole genome shotgun sequence genome includes a region encoding these proteins:
- the LOC132623627 gene encoding gibberellin 2-beta-dioxygenase 8 isoform X3 → MSEKLSTGESPDPPFEETYKKLFDDIRMGKSSKIKYQNLFVVEECELPLIDLEQLNGIELDREECKRKIAKASQEWGFFQVVNHGISHDILAKMRMEQIKLFKKPFHEKMNDKNLKFSAGSYRWGTPSATCLQQLSWSEAFHVPLTDITNSTDFSSLSSTMEQFATTLSELAHKLARILSEKMGYKSKYFRETCLPSTCYLRMNRYPACPISPEMFGLMPHTDSDFLTILHQDEIGGLQLVRDGKWISVKPNPEALIINIGDLFQAWSNGVYKSVEHRVVTNKAKERFSTAFFLCPSYDTEIRSCFEPSVYRRFTFREFRQQVQEDVKKFGYKVGLPRFLVSTH, encoded by the exons ATGTCCGAG AAATTAAGCACGGGAGAATCGCCTGATCCTCCTTTTGAGGAGACATACAAGAAACTTTTTGACGACATAAGAATGGGAAAGTCATCAAAAATAAAATACCAAAACCTCTTCGTTGTAGAAGAATGTGAGTTGCCATTGATAGATCTTGAGCAACTAAACGGAATAGAATTAGACAGAGAAGAATGCAAGAGGAAAATAGCCAAAGCTTCACAAGAATGGGGTTTTTTCCAAGTAGTGAACCATGGAATATCACACGATATATTAGCAAAAATGCGAATGGAGCAAATTAAGCTATTCAAGAAGCCATTCCATGAGAAAATGAATGACAAGAATCTCAAATTCTCAGCAGGAAGTTACCGGTGGGGAACTCCTTCTGCTACATGTCTTCAACAACTTTCTTGGTCTGAAGCTTTCCACGTACCTCTCACTGATATCACCAATTCAACTGATTTTAGCAGCCTCAG CTCCACAATGGAACAGTTTGCAACAACACTATCTGAATTAGCACATAAATTAGCAAGGATTTTGTCGGAGAAAATGGGATATAAGTCGAAATATTTCAGAGAAACATGTTTGCCAAGCACTTGTTACCTTAGGATGAATAGATATCCAGCATGCCCTATTTCACCAGAAATGTTTGGATTAATGCCACACACTGATAGTGACTTCCTCACTATATTGCACCAAGATGAGATTGGAGGATTGCAGTTAGTAAGAGATGGGAAATGGATCTCTGTTAAGCCCAATCCTGAAGCACTTATCATCAACATTGGAGATTTGTTTCAG GCTTGGAGCAATGGTGTTTATAAAAGTGTTGAGCACAGGGTTGTTACAAACAAAGCAAAAGAGAGATTCTCAACTGCATTTTTCTTATGCCCATCATATGACACAGAAATACGGAGTTGTTTTGAGCCTTCTGTTTATAGAAGATTTACCTTTAGAGAATTCAGACAACAAGTCCAAGAAGATGTTAAGAAATTTGGTTATAAAGTAGGTCTCCCTAGGTTTCTTGTGTCAACTCATTAA
- the LOC132623627 gene encoding gibberellin 2-beta-dioxygenase 8 isoform X1 has protein sequence MGKSTNFSQQPNQKLSTGESPDPPFEETYKKLFDDIRMGKSSKIKYQNLFVVEECELPLIDLEQLNGIELDREECKRKIAKASQEWGFFQVVNHGISHDILAKMRMEQIKLFKKPFHEKMNDKNLKFSAGSYRWGTPSATCLQQLSWSEAFHVPLTDITNSTDFSSLSSTMEQFATTLSELAHKLARILSEKMGYKSKYFRETCLPSTCYLRMNRYPACPISPEMFGLMPHTDSDFLTILHQDEIGGLQLVRDGKWISVKPNPEALIINIGDLFQAWSNGVYKSVEHRVVTNKAKERFSTAFFLCPSYDTEIRSCFEPSVYRRFTFREFRQQVQEDVKKFGYKVGLPRFLVSTH, from the exons ATGGGGAAGTCTACAAACTTCTCACAGCAGCCAAACCAA AAATTAAGCACGGGAGAATCGCCTGATCCTCCTTTTGAGGAGACATACAAGAAACTTTTTGACGACATAAGAATGGGAAAGTCATCAAAAATAAAATACCAAAACCTCTTCGTTGTAGAAGAATGTGAGTTGCCATTGATAGATCTTGAGCAACTAAACGGAATAGAATTAGACAGAGAAGAATGCAAGAGGAAAATAGCCAAAGCTTCACAAGAATGGGGTTTTTTCCAAGTAGTGAACCATGGAATATCACACGATATATTAGCAAAAATGCGAATGGAGCAAATTAAGCTATTCAAGAAGCCATTCCATGAGAAAATGAATGACAAGAATCTCAAATTCTCAGCAGGAAGTTACCGGTGGGGAACTCCTTCTGCTACATGTCTTCAACAACTTTCTTGGTCTGAAGCTTTCCACGTACCTCTCACTGATATCACCAATTCAACTGATTTTAGCAGCCTCAG CTCCACAATGGAACAGTTTGCAACAACACTATCTGAATTAGCACATAAATTAGCAAGGATTTTGTCGGAGAAAATGGGATATAAGTCGAAATATTTCAGAGAAACATGTTTGCCAAGCACTTGTTACCTTAGGATGAATAGATATCCAGCATGCCCTATTTCACCAGAAATGTTTGGATTAATGCCACACACTGATAGTGACTTCCTCACTATATTGCACCAAGATGAGATTGGAGGATTGCAGTTAGTAAGAGATGGGAAATGGATCTCTGTTAAGCCCAATCCTGAAGCACTTATCATCAACATTGGAGATTTGTTTCAG GCTTGGAGCAATGGTGTTTATAAAAGTGTTGAGCACAGGGTTGTTACAAACAAAGCAAAAGAGAGATTCTCAACTGCATTTTTCTTATGCCCATCATATGACACAGAAATACGGAGTTGTTTTGAGCCTTCTGTTTATAGAAGATTTACCTTTAGAGAATTCAGACAACAAGTCCAAGAAGATGTTAAGAAATTTGGTTATAAAGTAGGTCTCCCTAGGTTTCTTGTGTCAACTCATTAA
- the LOC132623627 gene encoding gibberellin 2-beta-dioxygenase 8 isoform X2, producing the protein MQLKQKLSTGESPDPPFEETYKKLFDDIRMGKSSKIKYQNLFVVEECELPLIDLEQLNGIELDREECKRKIAKASQEWGFFQVVNHGISHDILAKMRMEQIKLFKKPFHEKMNDKNLKFSAGSYRWGTPSATCLQQLSWSEAFHVPLTDITNSTDFSSLSSTMEQFATTLSELAHKLARILSEKMGYKSKYFRETCLPSTCYLRMNRYPACPISPEMFGLMPHTDSDFLTILHQDEIGGLQLVRDGKWISVKPNPEALIINIGDLFQAWSNGVYKSVEHRVVTNKAKERFSTAFFLCPSYDTEIRSCFEPSVYRRFTFREFRQQVQEDVKKFGYKVGLPRFLVSTH; encoded by the exons ATGCAATTGAAACAG AAATTAAGCACGGGAGAATCGCCTGATCCTCCTTTTGAGGAGACATACAAGAAACTTTTTGACGACATAAGAATGGGAAAGTCATCAAAAATAAAATACCAAAACCTCTTCGTTGTAGAAGAATGTGAGTTGCCATTGATAGATCTTGAGCAACTAAACGGAATAGAATTAGACAGAGAAGAATGCAAGAGGAAAATAGCCAAAGCTTCACAAGAATGGGGTTTTTTCCAAGTAGTGAACCATGGAATATCACACGATATATTAGCAAAAATGCGAATGGAGCAAATTAAGCTATTCAAGAAGCCATTCCATGAGAAAATGAATGACAAGAATCTCAAATTCTCAGCAGGAAGTTACCGGTGGGGAACTCCTTCTGCTACATGTCTTCAACAACTTTCTTGGTCTGAAGCTTTCCACGTACCTCTCACTGATATCACCAATTCAACTGATTTTAGCAGCCTCAG CTCCACAATGGAACAGTTTGCAACAACACTATCTGAATTAGCACATAAATTAGCAAGGATTTTGTCGGAGAAAATGGGATATAAGTCGAAATATTTCAGAGAAACATGTTTGCCAAGCACTTGTTACCTTAGGATGAATAGATATCCAGCATGCCCTATTTCACCAGAAATGTTTGGATTAATGCCACACACTGATAGTGACTTCCTCACTATATTGCACCAAGATGAGATTGGAGGATTGCAGTTAGTAAGAGATGGGAAATGGATCTCTGTTAAGCCCAATCCTGAAGCACTTATCATCAACATTGGAGATTTGTTTCAG GCTTGGAGCAATGGTGTTTATAAAAGTGTTGAGCACAGGGTTGTTACAAACAAAGCAAAAGAGAGATTCTCAACTGCATTTTTCTTATGCCCATCATATGACACAGAAATACGGAGTTGTTTTGAGCCTTCTGTTTATAGAAGATTTACCTTTAGAGAATTCAGACAACAAGTCCAAGAAGATGTTAAGAAATTTGGTTATAAAGTAGGTCTCCCTAGGTTTCTTGTGTCAACTCATTAA
- the LOC132623627 gene encoding gibberellin 2-beta-dioxygenase 8 isoform X4, which yields MGKSSKIKYQNLFVVEECELPLIDLEQLNGIELDREECKRKIAKASQEWGFFQVVNHGISHDILAKMRMEQIKLFKKPFHEKMNDKNLKFSAGSYRWGTPSATCLQQLSWSEAFHVPLTDITNSTDFSSLSSTMEQFATTLSELAHKLARILSEKMGYKSKYFRETCLPSTCYLRMNRYPACPISPEMFGLMPHTDSDFLTILHQDEIGGLQLVRDGKWISVKPNPEALIINIGDLFQAWSNGVYKSVEHRVVTNKAKERFSTAFFLCPSYDTEIRSCFEPSVYRRFTFREFRQQVQEDVKKFGYKVGLPRFLVSTH from the exons ATGGGAAAGTCATCAAAAATAAAATACCAAAACCTCTTCGTTGTAGAAGAATGTGAGTTGCCATTGATAGATCTTGAGCAACTAAACGGAATAGAATTAGACAGAGAAGAATGCAAGAGGAAAATAGCCAAAGCTTCACAAGAATGGGGTTTTTTCCAAGTAGTGAACCATGGAATATCACACGATATATTAGCAAAAATGCGAATGGAGCAAATTAAGCTATTCAAGAAGCCATTCCATGAGAAAATGAATGACAAGAATCTCAAATTCTCAGCAGGAAGTTACCGGTGGGGAACTCCTTCTGCTACATGTCTTCAACAACTTTCTTGGTCTGAAGCTTTCCACGTACCTCTCACTGATATCACCAATTCAACTGATTTTAGCAGCCTCAG CTCCACAATGGAACAGTTTGCAACAACACTATCTGAATTAGCACATAAATTAGCAAGGATTTTGTCGGAGAAAATGGGATATAAGTCGAAATATTTCAGAGAAACATGTTTGCCAAGCACTTGTTACCTTAGGATGAATAGATATCCAGCATGCCCTATTTCACCAGAAATGTTTGGATTAATGCCACACACTGATAGTGACTTCCTCACTATATTGCACCAAGATGAGATTGGAGGATTGCAGTTAGTAAGAGATGGGAAATGGATCTCTGTTAAGCCCAATCCTGAAGCACTTATCATCAACATTGGAGATTTGTTTCAG GCTTGGAGCAATGGTGTTTATAAAAGTGTTGAGCACAGGGTTGTTACAAACAAAGCAAAAGAGAGATTCTCAACTGCATTTTTCTTATGCCCATCATATGACACAGAAATACGGAGTTGTTTTGAGCCTTCTGTTTATAGAAGATTTACCTTTAGAGAATTCAGACAACAAGTCCAAGAAGATGTTAAGAAATTTGGTTATAAAGTAGGTCTCCCTAGGTTTCTTGTGTCAACTCATTAA